ATCGGGCCAGCTATTGATCGGCGCAAACCGCTGGTTGCCGGTGCCGCCGCCGCCACGACCATCGCCGATGCGGTAGGTGCCAGCGCTATGCCAGGCCATGCGGATGAACAGCGGCCCGTAGTGACCATAGTCAGCGGGCCACCAGTCTTGGGAATTAGTCATGAGCTCGAATAGGTCTGCTTTGAGGGCAGCGTAATCGAGGCGCTTGAACGCTTCAGCGTAGTTAAACGACTCCCCCATGGGATTGGCTTTAGGGGAATGTTGATGGAGAATCTCCAGGTTTAATCGGTTCGGCCACCAATCTCGGTTAGACGTACCGTGACCAGCCGTCGCTCGTTGAAGTCCACCCATAAACGGGCATTTACTTTCACCGCTCATCATCTCTCCTCGTGAGTACAAGTTTGCAGGATTGCTCTCCATTGACTCTGAGCAGAGAATCGGTGAACCAACGCACTACACCACGTGTTGTTCTCAGGGCCCAATCCATTCTCGAGGCTTCAGCAAGTTGAATCAGAGAACCATTGAAGAGCGCTATAGTCATCGTCACATTAGTTGGGACGTCAAGAAACCGTGAAGACCTTGAACGCTTTAAACATTCATGTAGCAATAGCTTAACGATACTGACAACATCCGTGACAGCTAGCCAATGTTAGCGCTAATTGATTAAGTCGCTGAAACTCCCATCTGGCAGGGCTTTCAGGAAAACTGTTTAATGCAGTCCCCGTAACCCAGAACCCTTGATATACAAAGGATACAAGCAGCTTAAGATTTACTTTATAAATCAGCTCTTAGACCAACATTTTTCGACCTAACACTCCGCTAGGACGTGATATTCAACTCAGAATCTGGCTAATCATCCCGGCTGGGGATGTTAGACTGCTTCAAGATCCACCCGTCAAGCTAAATGTCAAGCTAAAAAGTAGTTAGATGGTGTTGCAGAATGGTGAGCAGCTAAAATGAGATTTTCAGCTTTGATATGACACCTATCGGAACCGTCGAAAGCTTATGGTGCTACCCAGTTAAAAGTATGCGCGGCGTGGAAATGCCCGAAATCTTTATGGGATTTTCAGGTATCCACGGCGATCGCTGCTATGCCTTCAAAAGTTCTACTGCCCGCAAAGGATTTCCTTATTTGAACGCGAATGTGCAGCAACAAATGTTGCAGTATCGTCCACAATATCGCTACCCAGAACGAGCCTGGAAGCCACCAAATTTAATTGAAGCAGCAAGCATCACACCAGGGGTGACACCTGCTAACAGTGATCCAGAAGACATGATTGTGGACATAGTCACTCCATCAGGCAAGATTGTTTCTGTCGATGACCCAGAACTGGTGCAACTCCTAGGTGAAGGACTCAACGAAAAGACCCAACTACATCTTGTGCGTTCAGACCGAGCTTTAACCGATTGCCGCCCAATTTCGTTAATCAGCTTATCCACGATTCGACAAATCGAATTAGAATGCTCAATACTAATTGATAAGCGTCGTTTTCGAGCCAACATCTACTTCGATTTTGTATCAGATGAAATCGGATTTACTGAAGATAATTTTGTCGGTCGCCGTCTACGGATTGGTTCAACCGCGACGGTCATGGTTCTTGAGCGCGACCCGCGTTGTAAGATGATTTCGCTCGATCCAGAGACAGGTGCGCATAATCCAGAAGTTTCACGGAACGTTGCCCAAGCACATGGAAACTTCGCTGGACTTTATTGCGCGGTTTTAGTTGAAGGAGTATTGAAAAAAGGCGATCGCATCGAATTGGAAACAGCTTGATGTTACGTGTCGGCTTCGGCTTCTTCCGGCAGTATTTAACGCACTTAAAGCAACAACATCTAACAATCCCGTTGCGCATTGACTGTTGAGGGTCTTCTCGTTGAGTTCAAGAGGTGTTAACAGCGGCTGAACTTGGTCTACTATCCAATCCAGTCAGACACGTCATAGATTCAAAGCAGTGGCAGTACCCTTTTTCTGCATTCTCTGCACAGAAGGGGATAAACCTACGGAGCTATTTTTATTCGCTCAGATAAACCAGAAGGCTATGACCTTAATGAAGGGCAGTGAAGGCATTGTTATAAGAGAATATTGTTATAGGATAATGCTGATGACTTTTGAGCCCATTTTATTGGCCGTTGCTGGTCACGATATTAGGTGGGACATAGCCAAGGATTCACAATCACAGTGCGATCGCTGCCGGTGCACATGGTACGGTATGGGGCTGGTCTAGTGGATAGAGCGAGTTTAGTTGTTGCTCAGAAACAAGACATACTTCAATGCTTAGACGTAGGAACATGACCGCTTAACGTAGACAAAAGATTGCCCACCCCAGAACCAGCAGGGTTGGCACCAGTCTAAGGCTTCGCCAGCGGTAGCCTGGGGTGGATACCTTGGTTGGGAACAACGCTCGAAGCTGCCACAGCCGACGCATGGACAATCCAACCAACAGAGCCAGTAGCCACCACCACAGGGCAATGGGTAGCCACTGCCAAGGGCCTAGTTGATAGCTGAGAGCCAATATCAGCAGGGTTTCTACACCATTTTTAATGCATTCAAAGCGATCGCCCTGTCTTGGAGGGTAAGCCAGCGACCAAGCCTGGACAATTAACATACCACCCAGAAAAGCCGTCAACATCAGAGTGCCAAAGGAAATGTCAGGAGAGGGCAGAGCCTGGCCAGTCAACAGTGCAGCAGCAACCTGATTACCCTGGGCATCGCTGGTGCTAGTCAACAACACCAACCCGCGCCCCGCTTCTGGTAGCCAACCTAAAAAAGCGTAGTAGCCGCCCGTGCGTCCATTGTGCATGACCATGGGTGCATCCTCCAGCTCTGTAAACACCCAACCCAAGCCGAAGTTGGGCTCACAGTCTTTGCTGTAGGGTTGCAAGCTCAGGGCCAGCGGTGGCCAGTCCGCCGCCATTGCCGCTGCCAAAAATCGGCCCATATCCGTCACCGTAGATTTGAGACCTCCGGCTGGGGCGTAGGCATCGAGTTGCCAATTGGCAGTCGGTAGGGTGTTTTCTCGGTGCCCCTGAGCTAGGCGCTCCGTGGTCTCAGGGTCAAGGGCGAAGTGGGTGTCCGCAAGCCCCAAGGGAGTTAGTACTTGGGTTTGCACCAAGGCTTCATAGGGCTGCCCCGCTGCGGTTGCTAGCAGTTGGCCCAACAGGGCAGGCCCCAAATTGGAATATTGACAAGTTGCAGGTTCTGAATCGGTGGGAGCGATCGCCCGATACAGATCCTCCGGGCGACTACCACGATAGGGATTGGCGGGGTAGAGGATAGCCTTCAAGCTTTTGGAGAGGGGCAGTCGGGGGAGACCAGCAGTGTGGGAGGCCAAGGACTGGAGAGAAATAGGAAAGCTGGCATCTCCCGGCAGCAGTTCATCGATTGGCGTACTCAGGGTCACCACCCCCTGGTTAACCTGGTCGGCCAGCAGTAGTGCCGTAAACACCTTGGTAATCGACCCAATTTCAAACAGTGTGTCTGCCGTCGGCACTGGGTGGGTGGAGTTCCCTGTCTTGCCTGCAAACGCCATCTCAGTTCCATCAGGAGTCATCAACAGCGCCGCCACGGCCCGTGTCCCTAGGCCC
This DNA window, taken from Candidatus Obscuribacterales bacterium, encodes the following:
- a CDS encoding MOSC domain-containing protein, producing MTPIGTVESLWCYPVKSMRGVEMPEIFMGFSGIHGDRCYAFKSSTARKGFPYLNANVQQQMLQYRPQYRYPERAWKPPNLIEAASITPGVTPANSDPEDMIVDIVTPSGKIVSVDDPELVQLLGEGLNEKTQLHLVRSDRALTDCRPISLISLSTIRQIELECSILIDKRRFRANIYFDFVSDEIGFTEDNFVGRRLRIGSTATVMVLERDPRCKMISLDPETGAHNPEVSRNVAQAHGNFAGLYCAVLVEGVLKKGDRIELETA
- a CDS encoding serine hydrolase domain-containing protein, which produces MVHLKHYAFIGLLLGLVSWVSVCSLGLTQPALTLQQQVADYAAQGLGTRAVAALLMTPDGTEMAFAGKTGNSTHPVPTADTLFEIGSITKVFTALLLADQVNQGVVTLSTPIDELLPGDASFPISLQSLASHTAGLPRLPLSKSLKAILYPANPYRGSRPEDLYRAIAPTDSEPATCQYSNLGPALLGQLLATAAGQPYEALVQTQVLTPLGLADTHFALDPETTERLAQGHRENTLPTANWQLDAYAPAGGLKSTVTDMGRFLAAAMAADWPPLALSLQPYSKDCEPNFGLGWVFTELEDAPMVMHNGRTGGYYAFLGWLPEAGRGLVLLTSTSDAQGNQVAAALLTGQALPSPDISFGTLMLTAFLGGMLIVQAWSLAYPPRQGDRFECIKNGVETLLILALSYQLGPWQWLPIALWWWLLALLVGLSMRRLWQLRALFPTKVSTPGYRWRSLRLVPTLLVLGWAIFCLR